One window of the Clostridium sp. MB40-C1 genome contains the following:
- a CDS encoding ATP-dependent helicase: MSIVEEFCSLRDKIIEKRYKNLNNQQIEAVLNSDRNLALIACPGAGKTTTLIRKVDYLVNFGNAYKTKIVPENISNQDISFLKKYLCEDFINDRIEYLLRYNSISPNNIIIITFTRAAALTMKERYKQMNKVGSPFFGTFHGLFYKILNRHYGKINIIDSNTAYRLIKNVLATYLDEISDEKVKETINAISFYKTNNISMEEFNPSMDKNVFIQCYKTYEEYKKEKKLLDFDDLQIKCRDLFGENKHILNGYRRLFKYILVDEFQDCDEMQIDILKFFNDSHIFAVGDEDQCIYSFRGAKPECLVGFEDHFKEGKKLYLGRNYRCPENVVQISNNLIKNNIMRNNKDICAEKIDRPKISILNHRDENIQAENVSLNIIKLKQINKYEYSNNAILYRTNIESRSVIDCFIRKGIPFKLLDKQYNFFEHFICRDILSYLKLSIDKGDRESFLRIINKPFRYISKINIEKVKRSPDNKDCFEALKNVEDIPVFQLKDIDKLKKDIQNLNKMSLSGAVNFVLNDLKYYNYLKQYSKKFKMDIKELEEIVDEFKSSLQEYRTIITFLSHVEEVKETIKNKPIEEKDAVILSTIHGVKGMEFKNVFIINCNEENIPHVNSMDKNIEEERRLFYVGITRTIENLWLSTCSNIRGKNKTVSRFIEECNLASVLNEEFKTGDRILHKTFGIGEVNYIDNKKIEIKFTDEIIRAFDPMILYNNGLIERC, encoded by the coding sequence ATGAGTATAGTAGAAGAATTTTGTAGTCTTAGAGATAAGATAATAGAAAAGAGATATAAAAATTTAAATAATCAGCAGATAGAAGCTGTTTTAAATAGTGATAGAAATCTAGCATTAATAGCTTGTCCTGGAGCAGGAAAAACTACTACACTTATTAGAAAAGTGGACTATTTAGTTAATTTTGGAAATGCGTATAAAACAAAAATAGTTCCTGAGAATATTTCTAATCAAGATATATCTTTTTTGAAAAAATATTTATGTGAAGATTTTATTAATGATAGAATAGAATATTTATTAAGGTACAATTCTATCTCACCTAATAATATTATTATAATAACTTTTACTAGAGCAGCAGCTCTAACCATGAAAGAAAGATATAAACAAATGAATAAAGTTGGAAGTCCTTTTTTTGGAACTTTCCATGGATTGTTTTATAAGATTTTAAATAGACATTATGGAAAGATTAATATAATAGATAGCAATACAGCATATAGATTAATTAAAAATGTTTTAGCTACTTACTTAGATGAAATCAGTGATGAAAAAGTAAAGGAAACAATTAATGCCATTTCATTTTACAAAACAAACAATATAAGTATGGAAGAATTTAATCCTAGTATGGATAAAAATGTATTTATACAATGTTACAAAACTTATGAAGAGTATAAAAAGGAAAAAAAATTATTAGATTTTGATGATCTTCAAATTAAATGCAGAGATTTATTCGGAGAAAATAAACATATTTTAAATGGATATAGAAGACTTTTTAAGTACATTTTAGTGGATGAATTTCAAGATTGTGATGAAATGCAAATAGATATCTTAAAATTTTTCAATGATAGTCATATTTTTGCAGTAGGAGATGAAGATCAATGTATATATTCTTTTAGAGGTGCTAAGCCAGAGTGTTTAGTAGGCTTTGAAGATCATTTTAAAGAAGGAAAAAAACTTTATCTTGGTAGAAATTACAGGTGTCCTGAAAATGTAGTTCAAATATCTAATAATTTAATTAAAAATAATATTATGAGAAATAATAAAGACATATGTGCTGAAAAAATAGATAGGCCTAAAATCAGTATCTTAAACCATAGAGATGAAAATATTCAGGCAGAGAATGTATCATTAAATATAATAAAGTTAAAACAAATAAATAAATATGAGTATTCTAATAATGCAATATTGTATAGAACTAATATTGAAAGTAGAAGTGTAATTGATTGTTTTATAAGGAAGGGAATTCCTTTCAAGTTATTAGATAAACAGTATAATTTTTTTGAACATTTTATATGTAGGGATATTTTGTCTTATCTAAAATTGAGTATAGATAAGGGAGATAGAGAAAGTTTCCTTAGAATAATAAATAAACCTTTTAGATATATAAGTAAAATAAATATTGAGAAAGTTAAGAGAAGTCCAGATAATAAGGATTGTTTTGAAGCTTTAAAAAATGTAGAAGATATACCTGTATTTCAACTTAAAGATATAGATAAATTAAAAAAAGATATACAAAATTTAAATAAGATGTCCTTAAGTGGAGCAGTGAATTTTGTATTAAATGATTTGAAATACTACAATTATTTAAAACAATACAGCAAAAAATTTAAGATGGATATAAAGGAACTAGAAGAAATAGTTGATGAATTTAAGTCTTCTTTGCAAGAATATAGAACAATTATAACATTTTTATCTCATGTAGAAGAAGTAAAAGAAACAATTAAAAATAAGCCTATTGAAGAAAAAGATGCAGTGATACTTAGTACAATACATGGAGTTAAAGGAATGGAATTTAAAAATGTGTTTATAATAAACTGCAATGAAGAAAATATTCCTCATGTAAATAGTATGGATAAAAATATTGAAGAAGAAAGAAGACTTTTTTATGTTGGCATTACAAGAACTATAGAAAATTTATGGCTTTCTACATGTAGCAATATAAGAGGAAAGAATAAAACCGTATCTCGATTTATAGAGGAATGTAACTTAGCTTCAGTATTAAATGAAGAATTTAAAACTGGAGATAGAATACTTCATAAAACTTTTGGAATAGGAGAAGTTAATTATATAGATAATAAGAAGATAGAAATAAAATTTACTGATGAAATAATAAGGGCTTTTGATCCTATGATTCTCTATAATAATGGGCTTATAGAGAGGTGCTAG
- a CDS encoding cell division protein FtsA, producing MDLLNINPKDVIFALDIGTRSIIGTVGMIKDKKFNVICDKYIEHEERAMVDGQIHDINLVASTVRKVKKELEKEINIPLEEVAIAAAGRFLRTVEVKVDLDIDESKEIDKEIIRSLELTGVKRAEEEVNKSTKGKLYCVGYSVKNYYLNGYVISNLISQKGDKISADLIVTFLPRSVVDSLYSVMEKVDLKVNNLTLEPIAAIEAVIPKKLRLLNLALVDVGAGTSDIAISSNNAISAYGMVPVAGDEITECIVQSYLVDFNTAEDIKRQCSCNDVVKYTDILGMENEVASDQIIKTINPFTQKLCNEVANKIVELNGGKAPNAVFLVGGGAHTPNFKDFLAEKLNLPYERIAIKGRDAVIDCITEDNTLGSIGVTVIGIALIRIKQSGTDFINVTLNDEVISLFNSHKHTVMDAMIQAGINHKMLMAKNGKNIRFLLNGIKRVAFGSFGKGAVIKVNDVEANIDSSIGEGDNIEIIFAKDGKEASPKLIEYVKKINSLSFYLNDVIHNLDPVGFINKEIVDMEQIIKEGDEVEITFPSTLGEYIKYYEIDKEQYIYSLKDKEISKDYIIKEGDRIYKRKVEYINNEEINVNENKIDKNDVNENNINYINEENKIQHVEELSQNNFNNTSTFMKTHIGNEHTVENSDDQVGIDNAKEDDNNIYIEKKIEDINEKDINEKEDNNELISKEFDEENIKEQKKNTDEQKDYNYIKVIVNDKTVVLEGKQEYIFIDIFSKIQFDLSVARGKLILTLNDKKAGYYDKLKNGDVIRVYWDVV from the coding sequence ATGGATTTACTTAATATTAATCCTAAAGATGTGATCTTTGCTTTAGATATAGGAACACGTTCTATTATAGGAACAGTTGGTATGATAAAAGATAAAAAATTTAATGTTATTTGTGACAAATATATAGAACATGAAGAAAGAGCAATGGTAGATGGTCAAATTCATGATATTAATTTAGTAGCATCTACTGTTAGAAAAGTAAAAAAGGAATTGGAAAAAGAAATTAATATACCATTAGAAGAAGTTGCAATAGCTGCAGCAGGAAGGTTTTTAAGAACAGTAGAAGTTAAAGTAGATCTTGATATAGATGAAAGTAAAGAAATAGATAAAGAAATTATCAGAAGTCTAGAATTAACAGGGGTAAAAAGAGCCGAAGAAGAAGTGAATAAGAGTACAAAAGGTAAACTTTATTGTGTGGGGTATAGTGTTAAAAATTATTATTTAAATGGATATGTAATCTCTAATTTGATATCTCAAAAAGGAGATAAAATTTCTGCAGATCTGATAGTTACATTTCTTCCGAGATCAGTTGTAGATAGTCTTTATTCAGTAATGGAAAAGGTAGACTTAAAGGTAAATAATTTAACTTTAGAACCTATAGCGGCTATAGAAGCTGTTATTCCTAAAAAATTAAGACTTTTAAATTTAGCATTAGTAGATGTAGGGGCAGGTACATCAGATATAGCTATAAGTAGTAACAATGCCATAAGTGCTTATGGAATGGTACCTGTAGCAGGAGATGAAATTACTGAATGTATAGTGCAAAGCTACTTAGTGGATTTTAATACAGCTGAGGATATAAAAAGACAATGTTCTTGTAATGATGTTGTAAAATATACAGATATATTAGGAATGGAGAATGAGGTTGCTTCTGATCAAATAATAAAGACTATAAATCCATTTACACAAAAGTTATGTAATGAAGTTGCGAATAAAATTGTAGAACTAAATGGAGGCAAAGCGCCTAATGCTGTATTTTTAGTTGGAGGAGGAGCTCATACTCCAAATTTCAAAGATTTTTTAGCGGAAAAATTAAATTTACCATATGAAAGAATAGCTATAAAAGGTAGAGATGCAGTTATAGATTGTATAACAGAGGATAATACTCTTGGAAGTATTGGTGTTACGGTTATAGGTATTGCTCTTATTAGAATAAAGCAATCAGGTACTGATTTTATAAATGTAACTTTAAATGATGAAGTTATAAGCCTTTTTAATTCACATAAGCATACAGTTATGGATGCTATGATACAAGCAGGAATCAATCATAAAATGCTTATGGCTAAGAACGGAAAGAATATTAGATTCTTATTAAATGGTATAAAAAGAGTGGCTTTTGGAAGCTTTGGGAAAGGTGCAGTAATAAAGGTAAACGATGTAGAGGCTAATATAGATAGTAGTATAGGAGAAGGAGATAATATAGAAATTATTTTTGCAAAGGACGGAAAAGAAGCTTCTCCAAAATTAATTGAATATGTAAAAAAGATAAATTCTTTAAGTTTTTATTTGAATGATGTAATTCATAATTTAGATCCAGTTGGATTTATAAACAAGGAAATTGTAGATATGGAACAAATTATAAAAGAAGGAGATGAGGTTGAAATTACCTTTCCTTCTACTTTAGGAGAATATATTAAATATTATGAAATAGATAAAGAGCAATATATATATTCTTTAAAAGATAAAGAAATCTCTAAAGATTACATTATAAAAGAAGGAGATAGAATATATAAGAGAAAAGTTGAGTATATAAATAATGAAGAGATCAACGTAAATGAAAATAAGATTGATAAAAATGACGTTAATGAAAATAACATTAATTATATAAATGAAGAAAATAAGATACAACATGTAGAAGAATTGTCCCAAAATAACTTTAATAATACTAGTACATTTATGAAAACACATATTGGTAATGAACATACTGTTGAAAATTCAGATGATCAAGTGGGAATAGATAACGCAAAAGAAGATGATAATAATATATACATTGAAAAAAAAATAGAAGATATAAATGAAAAAGATATAAATGAAAAAGAAGATAATAATGAGTTAATTTCAAAAGAATTTGATGAGGAAAATATAAAGGAACAAAAAAAAAATACAGATGAACAAAAAGATTATAACTACATAAAAGTTATTGTAAATGATAAGACTGTAGTTTTAGAGGGAAAACAAGAATATATTTTTATAGATATATTCTCAAAAATTCAATTTGATTTATCTGTGGCAAGGGGTAAACTAATACTTACTTTAAATGATAAAAAAGCAGGCTATTATGATAAGCTAAAAAATGGAGATGTAATAAGAGTATATTGGGATGTAGTATAA
- a CDS encoding DUF4430 domain-containing protein yields MKKKLKLIVVMIALCISVILGVKHYQSNINESKDNKNSIVLENYEINKQEQNGNSFKTEIKHEEKKEEKKDVVENNKSSKVETKENPKSQSNNSSKQQSKNTIVKQTSKEQRNSNQVGNKETDSNKTNNKEVQQIKNVLIKDEVSGKVIGNIYCNSENRSVADVTIEVLNKMGIRYKAVGSGDTIYFSSIDGIKERSQGPLSGWCYYVNGSKPPVGAGSYKLKKGEKIQWIFKKDGVN; encoded by the coding sequence ATGAAAAAAAAATTAAAATTGATTGTAGTAATGATTGCTTTATGTATAAGTGTAATATTAGGAGTTAAGCACTATCAAAGTAATATTAATGAATCAAAAGATAATAAAAACAGTATAGTTTTAGAGAATTATGAGATAAATAAACAGGAACAGAATGGAAATTCTTTTAAAACTGAAATTAAACATGAAGAAAAAAAAGAAGAGAAAAAAGATGTAGTAGAGAATAATAAAAGTAGTAAAGTTGAAACTAAAGAGAATCCTAAAAGTCAATCAAATAATAGTTCAAAACAGCAAAGTAAGAATACTATAGTAAAACAAACAAGTAAAGAACAAAGAAATAGTAATCAAGTAGGTAACAAAGAAACAGACAGTAATAAAACAAATAATAAAGAAGTTCAGCAAATAAAAAATGTTTTAATAAAAGATGAAGTAAGTGGAAAAGTAATAGGAAATATTTATTGTAATTCAGAAAATAGAAGTGTAGCAGATGTTACTATAGAGGTTTTGAATAAAATGGGTATAAGGTATAAAGCAGTAGGAAGTGGGGATACAATATATTTTTCTTCAATAGATGGAATAAAAGAAAGATCTCAAGGTCCTTTAAGTGGGTGGTGTTATTATGTAAATGGAAGCAAGCCACCAGTAGGGGCTGGGTCATATAAATTGAAAAAAGGAGAAAAGATTCAGTGGATATTTAAAAAAGATGGAGTGAATTAG
- a CDS encoding nicotinate phosphoribosyltransferase, with the protein MTNSDFLNIKNGRNLTMLVDFYELTMGNGYLDNNVGDKIAYFDMFFRRVPDGGGYCIMSGVQQLIDYLANLKFTEEDIEYLKSKNAFSDEFLHYLKNFKFECDVWAIPEGNPVFPGEPLVSVRGPIIQAQFVETMILLTINHQTLIATKANRICRAAEGRPVMEFGSRRAQGYDGAIYGARSAIIGGCSATACTIAEQMFRIPASGTMAHSWIQLFPTEYEAFKAWAQTYPDNCLLLVDTYNVLKSGIPNAIKVFDEVLKPMGYRPKGIRIDSGDITYLTKRCRALLDEAGYSDVQIVISNSLDEHIITDVLSQGAQIDSFGVGERLITARSEPVFGGVYKLVAVEKDEEVIPKIKISENEEKITNPGFKKIYRLFDKCSNKATADLICLNNETIDDSMPLEIFDPVHTWKKKKLTNYYAKELMVQIFDKGIPCYESPSVKEIQNFAKEETNKLWEEVLRFENPHTYYVDLSRRLWNLKQDLLNQYSDLYK; encoded by the coding sequence ATGACCAATAGTGATTTTCTGAATATTAAAAATGGTAGAAATCTTACAATGTTAGTTGACTTTTATGAGTTAACAATGGGAAATGGTTACTTAGACAATAACGTTGGAGATAAAATAGCTTACTTTGATATGTTCTTTAGAAGAGTTCCTGATGGCGGTGGTTACTGCATCATGTCAGGAGTTCAACAATTAATAGACTACTTAGCTAATTTGAAATTTACAGAAGAAGATATAGAATATTTAAAAAGTAAAAATGCTTTTTCAGATGAATTTCTACACTATTTAAAAAACTTTAAATTTGAATGTGATGTTTGGGCTATTCCAGAAGGTAATCCAGTATTTCCTGGTGAACCTTTAGTTAGTGTAAGAGGTCCTATTATTCAAGCTCAATTTGTTGAAACTATGATACTTTTAACAATAAACCATCAAACACTAATTGCAACCAAAGCAAATAGAATTTGTAGAGCAGCTGAAGGAAGACCTGTAATGGAATTCGGTTCAAGACGTGCTCAAGGTTATGATGGTGCTATTTATGGTGCTCGTTCTGCTATTATAGGCGGATGTTCTGCAACAGCATGTACAATAGCTGAGCAAATGTTTAGAATTCCTGCTTCTGGAACCATGGCTCATAGCTGGATACAACTATTTCCAACGGAATATGAAGCTTTCAAAGCGTGGGCTCAAACTTATCCTGATAATTGTCTTCTTTTAGTAGACACATATAATGTTTTAAAATCAGGTATTCCTAACGCTATAAAAGTTTTTGATGAAGTTTTAAAACCTATGGGATACAGACCAAAAGGAATCAGAATAGACAGTGGAGATATAACTTATTTAACTAAAAGATGTAGAGCCCTTTTAGATGAAGCTGGATATTCTGATGTTCAAATTGTAATTTCTAATTCTTTAGATGAACATATAATAACTGATGTATTAAGTCAAGGAGCTCAAATTGATAGCTTTGGAGTAGGCGAACGTCTTATTACAGCAAGATCAGAACCAGTCTTTGGAGGCGTTTACAAACTAGTTGCGGTAGAAAAAGATGAGGAAGTAATTCCAAAAATAAAAATAAGTGAAAATGAAGAAAAAATAACAAATCCTGGTTTTAAAAAAATCTATAGATTATTTGATAAATGCTCAAATAAGGCTACTGCAGATTTAATATGTTTAAATAATGAAACAATTGACGATTCAATGCCTCTTGAGATATTTGATCCAGTGCATACATGGAAGAAGAAAAAGCTAACAAATTATTACGCTAAAGAATTAATGGTACAAATCTTTGATAAAGGTATTCCATGTTATGAAAGTCCTTCTGTTAAAGAAATTCAAAACTTTGCAAAAGAAGAGACAAATAAATTATGGGAAGAAGTGTTACGATTTGAAAATCCTCATACTTATTATGTAGATTTATCAAGGAGGTTATGGAATCTAAAACAAGATTTATTAAATCAATATTCTGACCTTTATAAATAA